In one Limosilactobacillus oris genomic region, the following are encoded:
- the pstB gene encoding phosphate ABC transporter ATP-binding protein PstB: MTEQIALEVKDLHVAYGDKQVVQDVSLKFPAHQITAMIGASGSGKSTVLRSLNRMNDNLATVTGLINFHGFNINQPDVNVYRVRQQIGMVFQQPTPFPLSIYENVIYGLRLAGERDRQVLDQRVEESLRQAALWDEVKDQLKESALALSGGQQQRLCIARTLAVRPEIILMDEPTSALDPVSTSQIEDTLVQLKEQFTIIMVTHNMQQASRSADWTAFMHQGRLVEFGPTSQIFMNPQEEQTADYLSGKFG; the protein is encoded by the coding sequence ATGACAGAACAAATCGCACTAGAAGTCAAAGACCTCCACGTCGCTTACGGCGACAAACAGGTGGTCCAGGACGTGTCACTGAAGTTTCCGGCCCACCAGATCACGGCAATGATTGGCGCGTCAGGATCGGGGAAGTCGACGGTCCTGCGGAGTCTTAACCGGATGAACGATAATCTCGCTACCGTGACCGGGCTGATTAATTTTCACGGTTTCAATATCAACCAGCCGGACGTCAACGTTTACCGGGTTCGGCAGCAAATCGGGATGGTTTTCCAACAGCCGACCCCCTTTCCGCTGTCAATTTACGAGAACGTCATCTACGGCCTGCGGTTGGCCGGGGAGCGTGACCGCCAGGTACTGGACCAGCGGGTGGAGGAGAGTCTCCGCCAGGCCGCCCTGTGGGATGAAGTCAAAGACCAGCTAAAGGAGAGCGCACTGGCACTTTCCGGGGGCCAGCAGCAGCGGCTCTGTATCGCGCGGACGCTGGCGGTTCGGCCAGAAATCATCTTGATGGACGAGCCGACTAGTGCTCTCGACCCGGTTTCGACTTCGCAAATCGAGGATACCCTAGTACAATTAAAGGAACAGTTTACCATTATCATGGTGACCCACAACATGCAGCAGGCGTCGCGGTCGGCGGATTGGACAGCCTTCATGCACCAGGGCCGGCTGGTCGAATTCGGCCCGACTTCGCAGATTTTCATGAACCCGCAGGAAGAGCAAACGGCAGACTACCTCAGCGGTAAGTTTGGTTAG
- a CDS encoding fluoride efflux transporter FluC translates to MKIRKVIIVGLFAFGGGMLRYLVNSSWGVVGILGCNLIGSFLLALLTYTVIERKLVAAWLSLGLGTGLIGALTTFSTFAATTIQLWQSHPLAAGLYFIASSCGGLAMALLGAWLGRRLGRD, encoded by the coding sequence ATGAAGATAAGAAAAGTCATTATCGTGGGGCTGTTTGCCTTCGGGGGCGGAATGCTCCGTTACCTTGTCAATAGCAGTTGGGGCGTGGTGGGCATCCTGGGCTGCAACCTAATTGGCTCTTTTTTGCTGGCCCTGCTCACTTACACCGTCATCGAGCGGAAACTCGTGGCCGCCTGGCTTTCCCTGGGGCTCGGGACCGGGCTAATCGGTGCCCTGACGACCTTCTCGACCTTTGCCGCTACCACCATCCAGCTCTGGCAGTCCCATCCCCTTGCCGCGGGTCTATACTTCATTGCCAGCAGTTGCGGTGGCCTAGCAATGGCTCTGCTCGGCGCCTGGCTGGGCCGTCGATTAGGGAGGGACTAA
- the pstC gene encoding phosphate ABC transporter permease subunit PstC, whose protein sequence is MDKVKQELLTPSAESRQDWRGKIISYLAIIVIGGLVATILIFLTSKGLALFTKNGYSLGKFLSGVNWQPSHHLYGALPMIVTSFAVTLLAGIVALPLALVSAVAITEMLPPRVNQLIQPVIELLVGVPSVVYGYVGLTVIVPRLGRLFGGTGFGILAATCVLFLMVLPTMTSMTIDNLRQVPKQYRLASAGLGATRWQTIIRVVIPSAKGGILTAMIFGMARAFGEALAVQMVIGNAAVMPHGLMSSAATLTSVLTTGIGNTVMGTTSNNALWSLALILLLMSLAFNLLLRLVAKKGAH, encoded by the coding sequence ATGGATAAAGTCAAACAGGAGCTGCTGACCCCGTCTGCGGAGAGCCGTCAGGATTGGCGGGGGAAAATCATCAGCTATTTAGCAATTATAGTTATCGGCGGCTTGGTCGCCACGATCCTCATTTTCTTAACGAGTAAGGGCTTGGCACTCTTCACCAAGAATGGCTATTCCCTGGGCAAATTCCTGAGCGGCGTGAACTGGCAGCCGAGTCATCACTTGTACGGTGCCTTGCCGATGATCGTCACCTCCTTTGCGGTGACCCTCCTGGCAGGAATTGTTGCCTTACCCCTAGCCCTGGTCAGTGCGGTCGCAATTACGGAAATGCTGCCCCCGCGGGTCAACCAGCTCATCCAGCCCGTAATTGAGCTGCTGGTCGGCGTTCCCTCGGTCGTCTATGGCTACGTTGGCCTGACCGTGATCGTGCCGCGGCTGGGCCGGCTCTTTGGCGGAACCGGCTTTGGAATCCTGGCAGCCACCTGCGTGCTCTTCTTGATGGTGTTACCAACCATGACCTCAATGACGATTGACAACCTCCGGCAAGTTCCAAAACAATACCGGCTCGCTTCGGCAGGGCTGGGGGCGACCCGTTGGCAGACCATTATCCGGGTAGTGATCCCCAGTGCCAAGGGCGGCATCCTAACGGCAATGATCTTTGGGATGGCCCGGGCTTTTGGTGAGGCCCTCGCCGTGCAAATGGTGATTGGGAACGCGGCGGTCATGCCGCACGGGCTGATGTCTTCGGCCGCGACCCTGACCAGTGTGCTGACGACTGGAATCGGGAACACCGTCATGGGGACCACCTCCAATAACGCCCTCTGGTCACTGGCGTTGATCTTGTTGCTAATGTCATTGGCGTTCAACCTGCTTCTCCGGCTGGTCGCCAAGAAAGGGGCTCACTAA
- a CDS encoding type II toxin-antitoxin system RelE/ParE family toxin, which produces MEYFAETKKLTKILNDPKLLLKHYGKSRARRIQARLDEFDAAQTLAHIPSDPPPRCHPLKGELSGKFAVDISGNYRMVFEGYDKNDELSTKREQIVTIQITSIEDYH; this is translated from the coding sequence ATGGAATACTTTGCGGAAACTAAAAAATTAACAAAGATTCTGAATGATCCAAAATTGCTTTTGAAACATTATGGAAAATCTAGGGCGCGACGAATTCAAGCACGTCTAGACGAATTCGATGCGGCCCAGACACTTGCTCATATACCATCAGATCCACCGCCCCGATGTCATCCACTAAAAGGAGAACTATCTGGCAAGTTTGCGGTTGATATTAGCGGCAACTATCGGATGGTATTTGAAGGCTACGATAAGAACGATGAATTATCAACAAAAAGGGAACAGATTGTAACTATTCAGATAACCAGCATTGAAGATTATCATTAA
- a CDS encoding HigA family addiction module antitoxin, with product MLHRENKIRQYHTSSAADLLKEVMNHYDITQADLAARIGVTQKNVSDILNRKRFLTEVLALRIEKVMGISSQLLLSLDSNYKLAEAKREGKLSNSEKTSPIFLKKYNWVTA from the coding sequence ATGCTGCATCGTGAAAATAAAATTAGACAGTATCATACTAGTTCGGCTGCCGATTTATTAAAAGAAGTGATGAATCATTATGACATTACACAAGCCGATTTGGCTGCACGTATCGGTGTTACCCAGAAAAACGTTTCTGATATTCTTAACCGCAAACGCTTTTTAACTGAGGTTCTTGCTCTTCGAATCGAAAAAGTGATGGGGATTTCCAGCCAGTTATTACTTTCACTGGATTCCAACTATAAATTAGCAGAGGCCAAAAGAGAAGGAAAACTTAGCAATAGTGAAAAAACTTCGCCAATCTTCCTTAAAAAATATAATTGGGTTACTGCTTAA
- the pstA gene encoding phosphate ABC transporter permease PstA → MRAEKVDKIATAVVLSLAGLVGLLIISFLAYLLAVGLPNVSWHFLFSPAESFKSGGGIRDQLFNSLYLVVLTMLVSVPLALCAAIYLSEYAPQNRLTATLRLAIEVLSSLPSVVIGLFGYLVFVLQFGLDFSLLAGALALTILNLPLLTRSCEDALQQVPQLQRQAGLGLGMSKWRVTTKIVLPAALSGIITGAILSAGRIFGEAAALIYTAGQSSPAISYTDWNPFSPTSFLNPLRPAETLAVHIWKVNSEGLVPDARAVSNGSAAVLIITILAFNLLARLVGYLIKRRLAK, encoded by the coding sequence ATGCGGGCAGAAAAAGTTGATAAAATTGCCACTGCGGTTGTTCTCTCGCTGGCCGGGCTGGTTGGCCTGTTAATCATCAGTTTCCTGGCCTACCTCCTCGCTGTCGGCCTGCCAAACGTTTCCTGGCACTTCCTCTTCTCACCAGCCGAATCCTTCAAGAGCGGTGGCGGAATCCGGGACCAGTTGTTTAACTCCTTATACCTAGTCGTCTTGACCATGCTGGTCTCGGTACCCCTGGCGTTGTGCGCGGCCATCTACTTGAGCGAGTACGCGCCGCAAAACCGCCTGACGGCCACCCTCCGCCTGGCAATCGAGGTGCTGAGCTCCTTGCCGTCAGTGGTAATTGGCCTGTTCGGTTACCTGGTCTTCGTGCTCCAATTTGGCCTGGACTTTTCCCTGCTAGCGGGGGCCCTGGCGTTGACCATTTTGAACCTGCCCCTGTTGACACGGTCCTGCGAGGACGCTTTGCAGCAGGTACCGCAGTTGCAACGCCAGGCCGGCTTGGGACTGGGGATGTCGAAGTGGCGAGTGACCACCAAGATTGTCTTGCCGGCGGCCCTGTCTGGCATTATCACCGGGGCCATTCTGAGTGCCGGGCGGATTTTTGGGGAAGCGGCGGCCTTGATTTACACCGCGGGACAGAGTTCTCCAGCGATCAGCTACACCGATTGGAACCCCTTCAGTCCGACCAGCTTCCTCAATCCGTTACGCCCGGCGGAAACCCTGGCGGTTCACATTTGGAAGGTCAACAGCGAGGGCTTGGTTCCCGACGCCCGGGCCGTTTCCAATGGGTCCGCGGCGGTCTTGATTATTACGATCTTAGCGTTCAATTTACTCGCCCGCTTGGTTGGCTACCTGATTAAGCGGCGACTGGCAAAGTAA
- a CDS encoding response regulator transcription factor has protein sequence MAKEFLLMSQSAELVDQLTATCKKARWQLTQITTPTGLVVALEQRPVTGIWWDLSHVSLDTTIATMTLVRHQLTGPIIILAPEVTDRIQRKLFHAQVDDVLALPVDERSFRARVEQRLWLYRHVQFAKPAPAEAPEENAVIAANDWTIDQANYTVKKAGQPVELTPKEFQLLSYLINHHNQVLSREQLVSGVWGYDLLASSRIVDIHISHLRDKLEDDPHKPAHLLTVRGFGYKFV, from the coding sequence ATGGCGAAAGAATTTCTATTAATGAGCCAGTCAGCGGAACTCGTAGACCAACTGACGGCCACCTGCAAGAAGGCCCGCTGGCAGCTCACCCAAATCACTACCCCGACTGGCCTCGTGGTCGCCCTGGAGCAACGCCCGGTCACCGGTATTTGGTGGGACCTCAGTCATGTCAGCCTCGATACGACGATTGCCACCATGACCTTAGTTCGGCACCAGCTCACCGGCCCGATTATAATTCTGGCCCCCGAAGTTACAGACCGGATCCAGCGGAAACTCTTCCACGCGCAGGTCGATGACGTCCTTGCCCTGCCGGTTGATGAACGCAGCTTTCGGGCGCGGGTAGAGCAGCGACTGTGGCTTTACCGCCACGTCCAGTTTGCGAAACCAGCACCAGCCGAGGCGCCAGAAGAGAATGCGGTAATTGCCGCCAACGACTGGACGATCGACCAGGCTAACTACACGGTTAAGAAGGCCGGGCAGCCGGTCGAACTAACGCCCAAGGAGTTTCAACTGCTCTCATACTTAATCAACCACCACAACCAGGTCCTCAGCCGGGAACAGTTAGTGTCCGGTGTCTGGGGGTACGATCTCCTGGCGAGTTCACGGATCGTCGACATCCACATCAGTCACCTGCGTGATAAGCTGGAGGACGACCCCCACAAGCCCGCTCACCTGCTGACTGTGCGGGGCTTTGGCTATAAGTTTGTATAA
- the phoU gene encoding phosphate signaling complex protein PhoU — MGAIFDDELKRLRGRFMEMGIDASEQIYQATKAFNEKDAQLARQVLENDHQLNDEEIQLEKQALKLMALQQPVATDFRKIISILKASSDVERLGDYAAHIARAGIRLSADEADEQVEKQIEKMMMIVRQMLEKVMDAYVYTDEQKAYEVANEDLQVDLIYVQQQDAIMDALVKSREDVKSYGTYLSVIRYLERSGDHIVNLAEWIIYSGSGKLVELNPGKADPAMVKRKLKEEN; from the coding sequence ATGGGAGCAATCTTTGATGATGAATTAAAACGGCTGCGCGGCCGCTTTATGGAGATGGGAATTGACGCCAGCGAGCAAATCTACCAAGCGACGAAGGCCTTTAATGAAAAGGATGCCCAGCTGGCTCGCCAGGTACTAGAAAATGACCACCAGCTAAACGACGAGGAAATTCAGCTGGAAAAACAGGCCCTCAAGCTGATGGCCCTCCAGCAACCGGTGGCGACGGACTTTCGGAAGATTATTTCAATCTTGAAGGCCAGTTCGGATGTCGAACGGTTAGGGGATTACGCGGCCCACATCGCCCGGGCAGGAATCAGGCTGAGCGCGGACGAGGCTGACGAGCAGGTCGAAAAGCAGATTGAGAAAATGATGATGATCGTTCGCCAGATGCTGGAGAAGGTCATGGACGCCTACGTCTATACCGATGAGCAGAAGGCCTACGAGGTCGCCAACGAGGACTTGCAGGTCGACCTGATCTACGTCCAGCAGCAGGATGCCATCATGGATGCCCTGGTCAAGTCGCGGGAGGACGTCAAAAGCTACGGGACCTACCTCTCCGTGATCCGCTACCTGGAGCGGTCCGGGGACCACATTGTCAACTTGGCGGAGTGGATTATTTATAGCGGCTCAGGCAAACTCGTGGAACTAAACCCAGGTAAGGCCGACCCCGCGATGGTCAAGCGAAAGTTAAAAGAAGAAAATTAA
- a CDS encoding aminopeptidase C: MSEQELTAKMVKKYQQAFHHRRDAAVIARAIQKNGIKNASEDPAASERLHRAFSYEIKTGKPSNQRHSGRCWSFAALNTLRHKFATKYHFKDFELSQNYLFFWDRIERANMFFQKVIATADRPLHDRLVDFYLNFALNDGGQWANAASIIEKYGVVPEYVMPDTHNTKDTSDVAEVMNYLMRKDALELRRMVSHGDSADELAKARERMMADVYKVAAYAFGEPPVKFDLEFRDDDKKFHQVLDLTPLDFYHQYFDTNFNDYVVVTNAPDHDYQRVYSMPSQDSVVGGVPIKFVNVPFADLQEAAIKQLKAGETVWVGNDVLQQMDRKRGLMDAKLFHREELLGVDFTMDKKDRLESRQAMVSHAMTLTGFDLVNDQPTRWKIENSWGKDNGDNGYFVMTQDWFEEYTYEAVINKKYLSKDLQDLAAQQPVELTAWDSLQ, from the coding sequence ATGTCTGAACAAGAACTAACGGCCAAGATGGTTAAAAAATATCAACAGGCCTTTCACCACCGGCGGGACGCTGCCGTCATCGCCCGGGCCATTCAAAAGAACGGGATTAAGAACGCCAGCGAGGACCCGGCAGCCAGCGAACGACTCCACCGGGCATTTTCGTACGAAATTAAAACCGGGAAGCCCAGCAACCAACGGCACAGTGGGCGCTGCTGGTCATTTGCGGCCCTGAACACGCTCCGGCACAAGTTCGCCACGAAGTACCACTTCAAGGACTTTGAACTTTCCCAAAACTACCTGTTCTTCTGGGACCGGATCGAACGGGCCAATATGTTCTTCCAAAAGGTGATTGCGACCGCGGATCGGCCGCTCCATGACCGGCTGGTCGACTTTTACCTCAACTTCGCCCTAAATGATGGTGGTCAGTGGGCTAACGCGGCTTCAATTATTGAAAAGTACGGGGTCGTTCCGGAATACGTGATGCCGGATACTCACAACACTAAGGACACCAGCGATGTGGCCGAAGTGATGAACTATCTGATGCGCAAGGACGCGTTGGAGTTGCGGCGGATGGTCAGCCATGGGGATAGCGCGGATGAACTCGCCAAGGCCCGGGAACGGATGATGGCTGACGTGTACAAGGTCGCTGCCTATGCCTTTGGTGAACCACCGGTTAAGTTTGACCTGGAATTCCGTGATGACGACAAGAAGTTCCACCAGGTACTGGACTTGACGCCCCTAGACTTCTATCACCAGTACTTTGATACTAACTTCAACGACTACGTGGTCGTTACCAATGCACCCGATCACGACTACCAGCGGGTTTACTCCATGCCAAGCCAGGATAGCGTTGTTGGTGGGGTGCCAATTAAGTTCGTCAACGTCCCGTTCGCAGACCTGCAGGAAGCCGCAATCAAGCAGCTGAAGGCCGGGGAAACCGTCTGGGTCGGCAATGATGTTCTCCAGCAGATGGACCGCAAGCGGGGGCTAATGGACGCCAAGCTCTTCCACCGTGAGGAACTATTGGGTGTCGACTTTACCATGGACAAGAAGGACCGGCTGGAATCACGGCAGGCAATGGTTTCCCACGCCATGACCCTGACCGGCTTTGACCTCGTAAATGACCAGCCGACCCGCTGGAAGATTGAAAACAGCTGGGGCAAGGATAACGGTGACAACGGCTACTTTGTGATGACCCAGGATTGGTTTGAAGAATATACTTACGAAGCGGTTATCAACAAGAAGTACCTGAGTAAGGACCTCCAAGACTTAGCTGCTCAGCAGCCAGTTGAACTGACAGCTTGGGATTCTTTGCAGTAG
- a CDS encoding phosphate ABC transporter substrate-binding protein: MRRILLGIILAALVGGLGAGWVAAKHHPAQEKVTIVGSTALQPLAEAVAARYRQGQPTTNITVQGGGSGTGLSQVQAGAVNIGSADIFASQQDGIDAHKLRDHIVAVSGIAPIVNPKLGVKNLTMTQLRRIFTGQITNWRQVGGPDLPITVINRANGSGTRLAFEQTVLTKGDHAVQAQEQDSNGTVKEIVTNTPGAISYISFAYLNKTVQPLKINGVAPTASNVTTNRWPLWSYEHLYTQQQPSRATQQFIKYMQSGKVQNGLVKEANYVSIHEMKVTKSATGQVSERK; encoded by the coding sequence ATGCGGAGAATATTATTGGGAATCATCCTAGCGGCGCTCGTCGGCGGCCTGGGAGCTGGCTGGGTGGCTGCCAAACACCACCCTGCCCAGGAGAAAGTCACGATCGTCGGCTCAACCGCACTGCAACCACTAGCCGAGGCGGTCGCGGCCAGGTATCGCCAGGGGCAGCCAACCACCAACATTACCGTCCAAGGTGGCGGCTCCGGGACGGGGTTGAGCCAGGTCCAGGCCGGGGCAGTCAACATCGGTTCTGCAGACATCTTTGCTAGCCAGCAGGACGGCATTGATGCCCACAAACTCCGGGACCACATCGTTGCCGTGTCGGGAATTGCCCCGATTGTCAATCCCAAGCTGGGGGTCAAAAACCTCACGATGACCCAGCTGCGCCGGATTTTCACTGGGCAAATCACCAACTGGCGTCAGGTCGGCGGCCCGGACCTGCCGATTACCGTGATTAACCGGGCCAACGGGAGCGGAACCCGGCTGGCCTTTGAGCAGACGGTCCTCACTAAGGGTGACCATGCCGTTCAGGCCCAAGAGCAGGACTCTAACGGGACGGTGAAGGAAATCGTCACGAACACTCCCGGAGCCATTTCCTACATCTCCTTTGCCTACCTCAACAAGACAGTTCAGCCGTTAAAAATCAACGGGGTTGCCCCGACGGCCAGCAACGTCACGACCAACCGCTGGCCGCTCTGGTCTTATGAACACCTGTACACGCAGCAGCAGCCGAGCCGGGCGACCCAGCAATTTATCAAGTACATGCAGTCGGGAAAGGTCCAAAATGGTTTGGTGAAGGAGGCCAATTACGTCAGCATCCACGAGATGAAAGTAACCAAGTCGGCAACCGGCCAGGTAAGTGAAAGGAAGTAA
- a CDS encoding SDR family oxidoreductase, which yields MSKVFVAGGSGRVATELIKDLVADGHQVIAGARHPEKIVEMDGVTPVTLDLRGDVAKIASLMAGADAVYFVAGSRGKDLLQTDAMGAVKTMQAAERAGIKRYIMLSSMYALQPEKWADYPALAAITDYNIAKFFADNYLIHNTDLDYTIVQPATLTEEAATGKVTFGEGDDTTNPIPDVAQVLATVLANGNTIGKVILMRTGDTPIDTAVKEV from the coding sequence ATGAGTAAAGTATTTGTTGCCGGTGGTTCCGGCCGGGTCGCAACCGAATTGATTAAGGACCTCGTTGCTGATGGACACCAAGTCATCGCGGGGGCCCGCCACCCCGAGAAGATTGTGGAAATGGACGGCGTAACGCCCGTCACCCTCGACCTTCGCGGTGACGTTGCCAAAATTGCTAGCCTGATGGCTGGTGCTGACGCTGTCTACTTTGTTGCCGGTTCCCGGGGCAAGGACCTCCTGCAAACCGACGCGATGGGTGCTGTTAAGACCATGCAAGCTGCCGAACGGGCGGGAATCAAACGCTACATTATGCTCAGCTCAATGTACGCCCTCCAACCAGAAAAGTGGGCTGACTACCCTGCCCTCGCAGCGATCACCGACTACAACATCGCCAAATTCTTCGCTGACAACTACCTGATCCACAACACCGACCTGGACTACACGATCGTTCAGCCGGCGACCCTGACCGAGGAAGCGGCCACGGGCAAGGTAACCTTTGGCGAAGGTGACGACACTACCAACCCGATCCCAGACGTTGCCCAGGTGCTCGCCACGGTACTGGCAAATGGCAACACTATCGGTAAGGTCATCCTGATGCGGACTGGTGATACGCCAATTGATACAGCGGTCAAGGAAGTTTAA